The following proteins come from a genomic window of Bactrocera tryoni isolate S06 chromosome 1, CSIRO_BtryS06_freeze2, whole genome shotgun sequence:
- the LOC120782578 gene encoding afadin isoform X3, producing the protein MTHDRKMLDREAVRSVIQQWNANRLDLFALSEPDENLLFHGVMRFYFQDAGQKVATKCIRVASDATVSDVIDTLIEKFRPDMRMLSVPNYALYEVHANGEERRLNPDEKPLLVQLNWHIDDREGRFLLKNIDQKTTPIEQSDMNFKRKLSKREKKEQKKKEKLAKLNSESAAGGFNGGIVNGGVEGETQVAGKLYTELPETSFTRSISNPEAVMRRRRQQKLEKKLQQFRSRDGGPDTGGTLKIYGESLCQDVPYKTLLLSIRDCAQAVVREMLSKYGLDKADPLHYCLVQVNSDGTEYILDDDECPLSILMNHPTSRGSIMFHVRRRPADSQPRRRKKKPLGASNGANSIASDREGAVLVEVTHSGDGGRRIKLGSDPIEVGSANTNSLQLFGPSIQARHCLISLLEGVCTVTPLHTDALTFVNGHHITQPTILHNGSVVMFGRVASYRFLDSPTDGRYNLALSQSQLDSACLYERSPKMTGSSENQGQEAILPAVLEFPETHQELFLRHIIGELDVNAPHFKLAPVYSLYLCARYRASTHYRPELQPTERAHKLTIFLHHVANLIYTVVQEQYSDPRILAFWMANSSEFLHFLKSDRHISAFSVQAQEVLAESVQTAFRNLVNCFRLELSQTLNQFLSETIDHDSAAGLVLTVLGSAMALLRRCRVNAALTIQLFSQLFHYINVICFNTIVANSHMCTAEWGKVMSERLQLLELWAERQGLELAADCHLAKINQCAQFLQAPKSSVEEIQQLACSCFRLNSLQMSALLQQEKIPRNLVDTAIRMAESVADELTRSDGREVRLEESPELHLALLLPDDGFSCDVVRGIPSGLVDFLNPLQQQGMCRLAAQPTSIGLWTVYMHQFNARSSSAMSNKLPQPEVQVIKLHKNANGMGLSIVAAKGAGQERLGIYIKSVVPGGAADADGRLQAGDQLLRVDGQSLIGITQEKAADYLVRTGPIVTLEVAKQGAIYHGLATLLQQPSPVITRGNRRMSERDLSRMGVADSKNVGPLIPNNHLSNSKSVPALHHHTGSGTISMNASKSRSTHSLITNPNSNFTGGVNSLNNNEQGFYQNLSVYRAQNQSQPILAERPSISLHSAMSTHNGNSSNNGPNPILSPANGTASMHHPAFTSQQQQQLHHSSITSPTGSNNMPPTRPASAYYHNANTVPSTNNNQLQQSLAAQQQQQFMHHPHNMSASSSNLNSGNMTAATLQQYQQQQQQQHHLSQMPPHSSLTMGNRSRSTQNFNRDMQNQHSLRMQQMMAPSMPNISGLYQQQHMSASQSMQNVNMSGVDTGIAYQNGGGADTYMQQPHQQQQQQLQHSPAGQTLRRNPRHELMSQAGGEGAQHSPNPMQQQNFVSLPPKPGSMQQVSPMKQQQQAQQLPPTAPKPHPNRLQQQQYMQHQLQQQQGHQQHHPTYQQSIEDKPPLPPTATHPLFKPTQQITPGMNYVASSIDPPKGGYVPVSSTVAAQNQKNFMGTNPWEREEREKEVEIRREHIRQWREQQIAELSSLPQRTPQQEEQLKTLILERDFERRAQEVEEHEDESETSYEKENLQEAYRLQTSSLQNPLTNFRQTEIKNTTLSDNVGGGSNSASGSLDASPLSSARNSAAGGSDVAPVQQQQQPPPLPNNPPPPVGVNATTVVQPKSILKNNRYDSGNGTAPSSPSKSQKSTSFADDRHLQTEHPISSLAKNLSQLSINSLGSTGGLASTSGAGTSPPHNASVDNAAVPPPPPPERNSSYLIMSQQKLRNSSIGLLKTATSNSADLLNQNQSLVKKANMLNNNAIINNNNNNNNSLNSPTSAVAANSTAVNSNNMAQISTPELSPSGYLSSSGSSNMLLRDNKRVSFHDEENNYTGGSQLYGASATGSSSDMYATNVDNQMPLDLDAILEDRNHRARMFDNTVLETLPTSPDSVLWNTTVQSTPGVIGAQEVYRDPRQRRLAEKQQQQQQRSTEAVPEKLSFKEKMKMFALESGEDNTPKDKLKISRAQRDIDAVH; encoded by the exons ATGACACACGATAGAAAAATGCTTGACCGAGAAGCCGTACGTTCTGTCATCCAGCAATGGAATGCGAATCGTTTGGATCTGTTCGCTTTATCCGAACCTGACGAG AATCTTTTATTTCATGGCGTTATGCGTTTTTATTTCCAAGATGCTGGACAAAAAGTGGCAACTAAGTGCATTCGTGTTGCCTCTGACGCAACAGTCTCAGATGTTATTG ATACCCTTATCGAGAAATTCCGTCCCGATATGCGTATGCTCTCAGTGCCAAATTACGCTCTCTATGAGGTGCATGCAAATGGCGAAGAGCGGCGTTTGAACCCTGACGAAAAGCCATTGCTTGTACAATTAAATTGGCATATCGATGATCGTGAGGGTCGGTTCTTGTTAAAAAACATCGACCAAAAAACTACG CCAATCGAACAGTCAGATATGAACTTTAAGCGGAAACTGTCTAAACGCGAAAAGAAggaacaaaaaaagaaagaaaaattggcaaaattgaACTCTGAATCGGCAGCTGGCGGCTTTAACGGTGGCATCGTCAACGGCGGAGTAGAGGGTGAAACCCAGGTGGCTGGCAAACTTTATACTGAACTACCGGAGACATCTTTTACGCGCTCAATTTCAAATCCCGAAGCTGTTATGCGTCGACGACGACAACAAAAGCTTGAAAAGAAGTTACAACAGTTCCGCTCGCGCGACGGCGGACCTGACACCGGCGGTACATTGAAGATTTACGGCGAGAGTCTTTGCCAAGATGTCCCTTACAAAACATTGCTGCTATCAATACGCGACTGTGCGCAAGCAGTCGTCAGGGAAATGCTATCGAAATATGGTTTGGACAAAGCTGATCCCTTACACTATTGTTTGGTGCAG GTGAACAGTGATGGCACAGAGTATATATTGGACGATGATGAGTGCCCGCTATCGATACTGATGAATCACCCAACATCGCGAG GTTCTATTATGTTCCACGTGAGGCGGCGTCCGGCGGACTCTCAACCACGTCGGCGCAAGAAAAAACCGCTAGGTGCTTCAAATGGCGCCAACAGCATAGCCAGCGATCGAGAGGGTGCAGTTTTGGTGGAAGTCACACATAGCGGAGATGGAGGACGTCGCATTAAATTGGGCAGTGACCCAATCGAG gttGGTTCCGCAAACACGAACTCGTTGCAGCTGTTTGGGCCATCGATACAAGCGCGCCATTGTCTGATTTCACTACTGGAGGGTGTTTGCACAGTGACGCCATTGCACACTGATGCATTAACCTTTGTCAATGGCCACCACATAACACAACCAACAATTTTGCAT aaCGGCTCTGTCGTGATGTTTGGACGTGTGGCCTCATACAGATTTTTGGACTCACCAACCGATGGACGCTACAACCTCGCTTTGTCGCAATCACAGCTGGATTCAGCCTGTCTTTATGAAAG ATCCCCGAAAATGACCGGTAGTTCGGAGAATCAAGGCCAGGAGGCAATTCTACCCGCCGTCTTGGAATTTCCTGAAACACATCAGGAATTATTCCTTAGACACATCATAGGCGAATTGGATGTGAATGCGCCGCATTTCAAGCTGGCGCCAGTGTACTCTCTGTATTTATGTGCCAG ATATCGTGCATCGACGCACTATCGCCCCGAACTGCAGCCCACAGAACGTGCCcacaaattgacaatttttctGCATCATGTGGCCAATTTGATTTACACCGTTGTACAGGAACAATATTCCGATCCACGCATTCTGGCTTTTTGGATGGCCAATAGTTCGGAGTTCTTACACTTCCTGAAATCGGATCGTCATATTAGTGCGTTTAGCGTTCAAGCTCAAGAAGTACTAGCCGAGAGCGTGCAAACTGCGTTTCGAAATTTGGTGAATTGTTTCCGCTTGGAATTGTCGCAGACCTTGAATCAGTTTCTCTCGGAAACCATCGATCACGACTCGGCTGCAGGACTAGTACTCACTGTACTGGGATCCGCAATGGCTTTGCTGCGCCGTTGCCGCGTTAATGCTGCACTAACAATTCAACTTTTCAGCCAGCTTTTCCATTACATCAACGTGATTTGCTTTAATACG ATTGTGGCCAATTCCCACATGTGCACGGCGGAATGGGGGAAGGTTATGTCAGAACGCCTCCAACTTTTGGAGTTATGGGCTGAACGCCAAGGACTGGAACTGGCGGCCGACTGTCACCTGGCAAAGATCAACCAGTGCGCACAGTTTCTCCAAGCACCCAAATCGTCCGTCGAAGAGATACAACAATTGGCTTGTTCCTGCTTCCGTTTGAACTCTTTGCAAATGTCCGCATTGCTGCAGCAAGAAAAGATACCACGAAATTTAGTGGACACTGCAATAAGAATGGCCGAGTCGGTGGCGGACGAGCTTACGCGTTCGGACGGTCGAGAGGTGCGCTTGGAAGAATCGCCAGAATTGCATTTAGCTTTGCTGTTACCCGATGATGGCTTTAGTTGTGATGTTGTACGTGGCATTCCGTCCGGTTTGGTGGATTTCTTGAatccactacaacaacaaggcATGTGTCGACTGGCTGCGCAGCCAACTTCAATTGGTTTGTGGACTGTCTACATGCACCAATTCAAt GCCCGTTCTTCAAGCGCCATGTCCAATAAATTGCCGCAACCTGAGGTTCAGGTAATAAAGCTGCACAAGAACGCCAACGGCATGGGCTTGTCAATAGTAGCAGCAAAAGGCGCAGGCCAGGAGCGTTTAGGCATATATATCAAGAGTGTTGTGCCTGGCGGCGCGGCTGATGCTGACGGTCGTTTGCAAGCAGGAGATCAGCTCTTACGCGTTGACGGCCAGAGCCTGATAGGCATAACTCAAGAAAA AGCGGCTGATTACCTGGTTCGCACTGGTCCTATAGTCACTTTAGAGGTGGCAAAACAAGGCGCCATTTATCACGGTTTAGCCACTTTACTACAACAACCAAGCCCGGTCATAACGCGCG GTAACCGCCGCATGTCTGAACGTGACCTTTCAAGAATGGGCGTAGCCGATTCCAAAAATGTTGGCCCTCTCATACCCAATAATCATTTATCAAATAGTAAATCAGTACCAGCACTACACCATCACACCGGAAGTGGTACTATTT CCATGAATGCTTCGAAATCACGCAGCACCCACAGCCTCATCACCAATCCCAACAGCAACTTCACTGGCGGCGTCAACAGCCTAAACAACAACGAGCAGGGCTTCTATCAGAACTTAAGCGTTTACCGTGCACAAAATCAAAGTCAACCGATTTTAGCCGAAAG ACCGTCAATATCGCTTCATTCCGCAATGAGCACCCACAATGGAAACTCCTCCAACAACGGACCAAATCCAATACTGTCACCAGCAAATGGAACCGCGTCAATGCACCACCCAGCATTTAcatcgcaacaacaacaacaactgcatcACTCATCAATAACTTCCCCAACAGGGTCTAACAACATGCCACCTACCCGCCCAGCGTCCGCATATTATCACAATGCCAACACAGTGCCATCGACAAACAACAATCAACTGCAACAGAGCTtggcagcacaacaacaacaacaatttatgcACCACCCACACAATATGAGTGCAAGCAGCAGCAATTTGAACAGTGGCAACATGACAGCGGCCACCCTTCAGCAgtaccagcagcagcagcaacaacaacatcatttGTCACAAATGCCGCCACACTCCTCATTGACGATGGGAAACCGATCGAGaagcacacaaaatttcaatcgGGATATGCAAAATCAGCATAGCCTGCGTATGCAACAAATGATGGCGCCGTCAATGCCGAACATTAGTGGTTTGTACCAGCAACAACACATGTCTGCCAGTCAGAGCATGCAGAATGTAAATATGAGCGGAGTGGACACGGGTATTGCGTATCAAAATGGCGGCGGAGCTGATACTTATATGCAACAgccacatcaacaacaacaacagcagctgcagCACTCACCAGCTGGTCAAACACTTCGTCGCAATCCACGTCACGAGCTAATGTCGCAGGCTGGCGGTGAAGGTGCGCAACATTCGCCCAACCCAATGCAACAGCAAAACTTTGTATCGCTGCCGCCGAAGCCGGGTAGCATGCAACAAGTGTCCCCGATGAAGCAACAGCAGCAGGCCCAACAACTGCCTCCCACAGCACCGAAACCACACCCAAATCgcttgcaacaacagcaatatatGCAgcaccaactacaacaacaacaaggtcaTCAGCAGCACCATCCGACGTACCAGCAAAGCATTGAGGATAAACCTCCACTGCCGCCAACAGCAACACATCCACTTTTCAAACCCACGCAGCAAATAACACCGGGCATGAATTATGTTGCCAGCTCCATAGATCCACCCAAAGGTGGTTATGTGCCAGTGTCATCCACAGTAGCGGCACAAAACCAGAAAAACTTCATGGGTACCAATCCGTGGGAACGTGAAGAGCGCGAAAAGGAGGTTGAAATTCGACGGGAGCATATACGTCAATGGCGAGAACAACAAATAGCCGAACTCTCGTCCTTGCCACAAAGAACACCACAACAAGAAGAACAGTTAAAGACATTAATTCTGGAACGTGATTTTGAAAGACGCGCGCAGGAGGTGGAAGAGCATGAGGATGAGAGTGAAACTTCgtatgaaaaagaaaatttgcaaGAAGCTTACCGCTTACAAACAAGCTCTTTACAAAATCCGCTGACGAATTTCAgacaaacagaaataaaaaatacaacccTCTCCGACAATGTAGGAGGAGGTTCTAACAGCGCCTCCGGATCTTTAGACGCATCGCCGTTATCATCAGCACGCAATTCAGCAGCTGGTGGATCAGATGTAGCACCggttcaacaacaacaacagccacctCCTTTGCCGAACAATCCACCCCCTCCGGTTGGAGTCAATGCGACAACCGTGGTGCAACCTAAAAGTATTCTGAAGAACAACCGTTATGATAGCGGCAATGGTACGGCACCATCATCGCCATCCAAATCGCAAAAATCAACTAGTTTCGCGGACGATAGACATTTACAAACTGAGCACCCAATTTCAAGTTTGGCCAAGAATCTTTCGCAATTGTCAATAAATAGCCTAGGTTCTACTGGCGGCCTCGCATCCACCTCGGGCGCTGGCACCTCTCCACCACACAATGCCAGTGTAGACAATGCAGCAGTTCCACCGCCTCCACCACCAGAACGGAACAGCTCGTATCTCATAATGTCACAACAAAAATTACGCAACTCTTCCATCGGACTACTAAAGACCGCCACAAGCAATTCCGCTGATTTGCTCAATCAGAATCAGAGCTTGGTGAAGAAGGCTAATATGCTAAATAACAATGCtataatcaataataataataacaacaacaacagcttgaATTCGCCCACATCAGCAGTGGCTGCGAACAGCACGGCGGTGAACAGCAACAATATGGCCCAAATTTCCACACCAGAACTGTCGCCGTCAGGCTACCTGAGCAGCAGCGGCAGTAGCAACATGTTGTTGCGGGATAATAAGCGCGTCTCATTCCATGACGAGGAGAACAACTACACGGGAGGTTCACAGTTGTATGGAGCAAGCGCCACAGGGTCGTCTTCCGACATGTACGCCACAAATGTCGACAACCAAATGCCTCTAGACCTGGATGCCATACTGGAGGATAGGAAC CATCGCGCGCGTATGTTCGACAACACGGTCTTAGAAACATTGCCAACTTCACCGGATTCTGTTCTCTGGAATACAACAGTGCAATCCACTCCAGGTGTTATTGGAGCACAAGAAGTATACAG GGATCCCCGCCAACGACGGCTTGCcgaaaaacagcagcaacagcaacaacgcagTACCGAAGCTGTCCCAGAGAAATTGTCGTTCaaagagaaaatgaaaatgtttgccTTAGAATCGGGAGAGGACAACACGCCTAAAGACAAACTGAAAATCTCACGAGCACAACGAGACATCGACGCTGTACACTGA